The Phacochoerus africanus isolate WHEZ1 chromosome X, ROS_Pafr_v1, whole genome shotgun sequence genome has a segment encoding these proteins:
- the LOC125117991 gene encoding melanoma-associated antigen B16-like: MPQRQKSPGCPQNQHLQIFTQSQGLEVTQVSRAVEETHLSSHSVMPGSLKEDPDAGLPYTPQSPQSFCSSSIAIRATSPSKSDEGPSSKEREDSLSTSQPLPDPENVLLDAVDTKAAMLVNFLMLKYQMKEPVTKADMLKIVIREHEVHFPEILLRASERMEMVFGIDLKEVDPANHRYDLLIKLGLTYDGMLHGEVGMPKTGVLILILAVIFMKGNRATEAEIWEVLNVTGIYSGRKHFIFGEPRKLITEDFVKEKYLEYRQLANTDPAQFEFLWGPRAHAETTKMKVLEFLAKVHGTDPSSFPSQYEEALQDEEEKARARIPGRAVSPSLATASSGAKTSSFSHT, translated from the coding sequence ATGCCTCAGCGTCAGAAGAGTCCAGGATGCCCACAGAATCAACACCTTCAGATCTTCACTCAGTCCCAGGGTCTGGAGGTTACACAGGTGTCCAGAGCTGTAGAGGAGACCCATctctcctcccattctgtaatgcCTGGCAGTTTGAAGGAGGATCCTGATGCTGGTCTTCCCTATACTCCTCAAAGTCCTCAGAGTTTCTGTTCCTCTTCCATTGCTATCAGAGCCACCTCACCCAGCAAATCAGATGAAGGGCCCAGTAGCAAAGAAAGGGAGGATAGCCTAAGCACCTCACAGCCTCTGCCAGACCCCGAGAATGTGCTTCTGGATGCAGTAGATACAAAAGCAGCCATGTTGGTGAATTTCTTGATGCTCAAGTATCAGATGAAAGAGCCAGTCACAAAGGCAGATATGTTGAAGATTGTCATCAGAGAGCATGAAGTCCACTTCCCTGAGATCCTCTTAAGAGCATCTGAGCGCATGGAGATGGTCTTTGGCATTGACCTGAAGGAAGTGGATCCTGCCAACCACCGCTATGACCTCCTCATCAAATTGGGCCTCACCTATGATGGGATGCTGCATGGTGAAGTGGGCATGCCCAAGACCGGCGTTCTCATACTTATCCTGGCTGTGATCTTCATGAAGGGAAACCGTGCCACCGAAGCCGAAATCTGGGAAGTTCTGAATGTGACCGGGATATATTCTGGAAGGAAGCACTTCATCTTTGGGGAGCCCAGGAAGCTCATCACCGAAgattttgtgaaagaaaaatacctgGAGTACCGGCAGTTGGCCAACACTGATCCTGCCCAGTTTGAGTTCCTGTGGGGCCCCAGAGCCCATGCTGAAACCACCAAGATGAAGGTCCTGGAGTTTCTGGCCAAGGTTCATGGGACTGACCCAAGTTCTTTCCCATCTCAGTATGAGGAGGCTTtgcaagatgaagaagaaaaagctcgAGCCAGAATTCCAGGCAGGGCTGTCTCTCCTTCTTTGGCCACTGCAAGTTCTGGTGCCAAGACCAGTAGCTTCTCTCATACCTAG